A window of Pyrobaculum aerophilum str. IM2 contains these coding sequences:
- a CDS encoding Hsp20/alpha crystallin family protein → MEPIKRIEEGLKELYDSNVGKVERQPDVDIYDLGENIVLYVDMPGIRKESIKVRVYDRAIEVIASPATPEGAGKPLRRERISNFPVSRKIEVPFRLRVESAKAVYKDGVLQIVVGKAGEYGVAELKID, encoded by the coding sequence ATGGAACCAATTAAGAGAATTGAGGAAGGGCTTAAAGAGCTATACGACTCCAATGTGGGCAAAGTAGAGCGACAGCCCGACGTCGATATTTACGACCTGGGCGAAAACATCGTGCTTTATGTGGACATGCCGGGAATTCGCAAAGAGTCAATTAAAGTCAGGGTTTACGACAGAGCTATTGAAGTAATCGCATCGCCGGCGACGCCGGAAGGCGCGGGAAAGCCTCTAAGGCGCGAGAGAATATCGAACTTCCCCGTCTCTAGAAAAATAGAAGTTCCCTTCAGACTTAGGGTTGAAAGCGCCAAGGCTGTGTATAAGGACGGCGTATTACAAATAGTGGTAGGCAAGGCGGGGGAGTACGGCGTAGCTGAGCTGAAAATTGACTAG
- a CDS encoding arcadin 1 has product MSLIRGVVVSKQLVYDPTGTKYVKIDVVEEKELPGPVAAFSAQDEQAAQLMREVMPLVTQIVRSLPFGGGKITVPRITLWLTEEEEEVFGDIDVGDVIEINIENGAITIKPES; this is encoded by the coding sequence ATGTCGTTAATAAGAGGCGTGGTGGTCTCCAAGCAACTTGTCTACGACCCCACTGGCACTAAGTACGTGAAGATAGACGTAGTTGAAGAAAAGGAGTTGCCGGGCCCCGTAGCGGCGTTTTCGGCGCAAGACGAACAAGCCGCCCAGCTAATGAGGGAGGTGATGCCGTTAGTTACTCAAATAGTGCGTTCGTTACCATTTGGCGGCGGGAAGATCACAGTGCCTCGGATAACTCTGTGGCTTACGGAGGAAGAGGAGGAGGTTTTTGGCGATATTGACGTTGGCGACGTTATTGAAATAAATATTGAGAACGGGGCAATTACTATTAAGCCAGAAAGTTAA
- the tes gene encoding tetraether lipid synthase Tes, whose product MSKQVVEQVIAREEKPHLLVDISRFNLPERYKSTLLNEKWQSTLKRQFALPQHTRVVKATLSLCPVCNARIPAVVYEEGGAIWLKKRCPEHGVFEDLYWGDAEMYYFFLQWDRPEYIAKGLANPYTDLEFYKDMGSCPEGCGLCPVHKSNTVLAIIDVTNRCNMACPVCFANAGAAGYVYEPTLEQIEYMLRTLRAQKPWPPNAIQISGGEPTLRDDLPEIVRMAKRLGFTHVEVNTNGIRLANDIEYYKALLDAGISTLYLQFDTIDEKNEGVWRHRLYHPKAYRIIKEKVIENARKLGHRSIVLVVTLARNYNDKDLGTIIDFAIRNRDVVRWVNIQPVSFSGRARLYSKEELRKYRITIPDTIIEIEKQTGGVISRWDWRPTNWPVAVAKMVEALTDSPKPLFSMNPMCGAATFIYYDEDEKRIYPITKLVDVDAFEKGAWDVYYTAIKGGIYKQTAKVKALKLLKAVKHKRVKDLIYDFLVKKDYESLGRFFFNVVGIGIMHFMDTMNYDVERVQRCDIHYATPDGRVFPFCTYNVVGHREKVENSFKVDPKVWVKVTGLSLTGWSKQKFAELNKS is encoded by the coding sequence ATGAGCAAGCAAGTGGTAGAGCAAGTTATTGCCCGTGAGGAAAAGCCGCACTTGCTCGTCGATATATCGAGATTTAATTTGCCGGAGAGATATAAGTCAACGTTGTTAAATGAAAAGTGGCAGTCCACCCTTAAGAGGCAATTCGCCTTGCCCCAACACACGAGAGTGGTGAAAGCCACTCTATCCCTGTGTCCAGTGTGTAACGCGAGAATACCTGCTGTGGTGTACGAAGAGGGAGGGGCTATTTGGCTGAAAAAGAGGTGTCCAGAGCATGGGGTGTTTGAAGATCTCTATTGGGGAGACGCCGAGATGTATTACTTCTTCCTCCAGTGGGATAGGCCTGAGTACATCGCAAAGGGCCTTGCCAACCCGTATACAGACTTGGAGTTTTACAAAGACATGGGCTCGTGTCCCGAGGGCTGCGGCCTATGCCCGGTTCACAAATCTAACACTGTGCTGGCCATTATAGATGTGACTAATAGGTGTAACATGGCGTGTCCCGTGTGTTTTGCCAACGCCGGCGCGGCGGGGTATGTCTATGAGCCGACGCTGGAGCAGATAGAATACATGCTCAGGACTTTAAGGGCGCAGAAGCCCTGGCCGCCAAACGCCATTCAAATATCAGGCGGCGAGCCTACTTTGAGAGACGACTTGCCGGAAATTGTGAGAATGGCTAAGAGGCTGGGCTTTACCCACGTTGAAGTTAACACAAACGGCATTAGGCTGGCCAACGACATTGAGTACTACAAAGCGCTACTTGACGCCGGCATATCTACGCTTTATTTACAGTTCGATACGATAGACGAGAAGAATGAGGGAGTGTGGAGGCATAGGCTGTACCACCCCAAGGCGTATAGGATAATAAAAGAAAAGGTGATTGAAAACGCGCGGAAGCTGGGTCACCGCTCTATTGTGCTGGTGGTCACTCTCGCCCGGAATTATAACGACAAGGACTTGGGCACGATTATAGACTTCGCTATTCGTAATAGAGACGTGGTAAGATGGGTCAATATACAGCCGGTGAGCTTCTCAGGCAGGGCCAGGCTTTATTCAAAGGAAGAGTTGAGAAAATACCGCATTACAATTCCCGACACAATAATTGAAATAGAGAAGCAGACAGGAGGGGTGATAAGTAGATGGGACTGGCGGCCTACTAACTGGCCCGTAGCCGTGGCGAAAATGGTAGAGGCTCTAACGGATTCGCCAAAGCCGCTGTTCTCAATGAACCCCATGTGCGGCGCCGCGACGTTTATTTACTACGACGAAGATGAGAAACGCATATACCCAATCACAAAACTAGTAGATGTAGACGCATTTGAAAAAGGCGCTTGGGATGTCTACTACACGGCTATAAAAGGAGGCATATACAAACAGACGGCAAAGGTAAAGGCCCTCAAGTTGTTAAAGGCAGTAAAGCATAAGAGGGTGAAAGACCTCATCTACGACTTCCTTGTCAAGAAAGACTACGAGTCGCTAGGCCGCTTCTTCTTTAACGTGGTCGGCATAGGGATAATGCACTTCATGGACACTATGAACTACGACGTAGAGAGAGTACAACGTTGCGACATCCACTACGCCACGCCAGACGGCCGCGTGTTCCCGTTCTGCACGTACAACGTAGTGGGCCACCGGGAGAAGGTGGAGAACTCGTTTAAAGTCGACCCAAAAGTCTGGGTAAAAGTAACCGGCCTATCCCTAACTGGCTGGAGCAAACAGAAATTCGCCGAGCTGAACAAGTCTTAA
- a CDS encoding TrmB family transcriptional regulator: protein MEELRRLLEAFGIGAREVDIYLALVERGESTARDLAEALNIPYTKVYAYIERLRDMGLVIPQGGSRPLKYRAVPPAEVYKLLVNKVSNALRSLKPIFDSLQLIYESKHPVASPTFLTLIRGAGRVADLISDIIAATDNEAYLAVPFPELITYRLLATIAEESKRIVIKVLTTDQLRNKFDLPPRVEIKTVNEMFGGGAIGNSVLIFVKYGGEISGVYSNERFILEIAITYFYNVWQKAK from the coding sequence GTGGAAGAGCTCAGGAGACTGCTTGAGGCCTTTGGAATTGGCGCTCGAGAAGTCGATATTTACTTAGCGCTAGTGGAGAGGGGGGAATCCACTGCAAGAGACTTAGCTGAGGCGTTAAACATCCCCTATACAAAAGTATATGCTTATATTGAAAGGCTAAGAGACATGGGCTTAGTGATTCCGCAAGGCGGCAGTAGGCCTTTAAAGTACAGAGCCGTTCCCCCCGCCGAGGTCTATAAATTGTTGGTTAACAAGGTTTCAAATGCCTTGAGATCTCTAAAGCCAATCTTCGACAGCCTCCAGTTAATATATGAAAGCAAGCATCCAGTTGCTTCGCCTACGTTCCTCACTCTAATTCGGGGGGCAGGTCGAGTGGCGGATTTAATAAGCGACATAATCGCCGCTACTGACAACGAGGCGTATTTGGCAGTGCCATTTCCAGAGCTAATTACGTATCGCCTACTTGCGACAATAGCCGAGGAGTCTAAACGAATTGTGATAAAAGTCTTAACGACTGATCAGCTTAGGAATAAGTTCGACTTGCCGCCACGTGTGGAAATTAAAACGGTAAATGAGATGTTTGGAGGCGGGGCAATTGGCAACTCAGTATTGATATTTGTAAAATACGGCGGTGAGATCTCCGGCGTTTACTCCAACGAGAGATTTATACTCGAAATAGCGATAACATATTTTTACAACGTGTGGCAAAAGGCTAAATAG
- a CDS encoding ABC transporter permease codes for MQHVLLIALGDFKARIMRYALTALAIGVGVALLVALMAVSDATRSYVEQTLLRVYPADIMMYSDSINIPLYLLDVLRKSPAVASAEGIIITTGVFNGKVVSIVGIPLRDVDYFAIDLIEGRLPSADGEAVVEESLGLKPSDVAIIKIYSGTIGGERTIQVRVVGVMRSFLKGFVGAFRLNLVVVPLDWLQRSLNTGPFVNTVLITAKNKAEVKALYTSLKETYTDAQVYTQESLLETVTKVFNALNVVFSVISSAALATAAITTFAVMSITVRERLREFGLLKAMGIPSRDIVLSVLAEVVIIALLAGIGGVAIGFYGANVVKQLLINMGVNFDVAITFRYTYAVTGFATSLGVAVIGALSPIRKIAQLRPLEIVQSWR; via the coding sequence GTGCAACACGTCTTGCTTATTGCCTTGGGCGACTTCAAAGCCAGGATTATGCGATACGCGCTGACAGCGCTTGCCATAGGCGTCGGAGTTGCCTTGCTCGTGGCGTTAATGGCTGTTAGCGACGCGACGAGGAGCTATGTAGAACAGACTTTGCTTAGGGTGTACCCAGCTGATATTATGATGTATTCTGACTCTATTAACATACCTCTCTATTTGCTTGACGTTCTTAGGAAAAGCCCCGCGGTGGCGTCGGCCGAGGGCATAATTATTACGACGGGCGTATTCAACGGCAAAGTGGTGTCTATAGTCGGCATTCCGCTTAGAGACGTCGATTATTTTGCCATAGATTTAATTGAAGGGCGCTTGCCGTCGGCAGACGGCGAGGCAGTAGTGGAGGAATCGCTGGGGTTAAAACCAAGCGATGTCGCTATTATCAAAATCTACTCGGGCACTATTGGCGGCGAGAGGACTATTCAAGTGAGAGTTGTGGGAGTTATGCGGAGTTTTCTCAAGGGCTTTGTCGGCGCTTTTAGGCTTAATTTAGTGGTTGTGCCTCTTGACTGGCTCCAGCGGAGTTTAAACACAGGGCCTTTTGTAAACACAGTGCTCATCACGGCGAAGAACAAGGCTGAGGTAAAGGCGTTGTACACTTCACTTAAGGAGACGTATACAGATGCGCAGGTATATACGCAGGAGAGCTTGCTGGAGACTGTGACAAAAGTGTTTAACGCGTTAAATGTGGTTTTTTCAGTAATTAGCAGTGCCGCGCTGGCCACTGCGGCTATTACTACTTTCGCCGTGATGTCCATAACAGTGAGAGAGAGGCTTAGAGAGTTCGGCCTTCTCAAGGCGATGGGGATACCGTCTCGCGACATTGTTCTGTCCGTACTCGCCGAGGTTGTCATAATCGCTCTCCTAGCGGGAATTGGCGGCGTAGCGATAGGCTTTTACGGCGCAAACGTCGTTAAACAGTTACTTATTAACATGGGGGTTAACTTCGACGTGGCAATTACTTTTAGGTATACATACGCAGTTACGGGATTTGCCACGTCGCTGGGAGTGGCAGTAATAGGCGCCCTCTCCCCAATACGTAAAATCGCACAGCTGAGGCCGCTTGAAATTGTACAGTCATGGCGGTAG
- a CDS encoding nitroreductase family protein has protein sequence MEFFEVVNRRRSVRRFKRVKIPEDDVKKIMEAGRLAPTDATLHLWSAVWIRDDVKKSEIAKLIGQPHVEEGSDFFIFLADLYRLRELLKYRGREIVANKLALFVFAAVDAALAAENMALAATALGYGSCFIGAVQNAVYDLVSLLKLPDLTYPLFGLVIGVPDEDPPRRPRLPADMLFHREEYRAYREDELKAAYEIMGRVTRSGDWLRILERYAARDGYFDKRSDLMISVMKRLGFM, from the coding sequence ATGGAGTTTTTCGAGGTTGTGAATAGAAGGCGATCGGTTAGGAGGTTTAAGAGAGTGAAAATCCCAGAGGACGATGTGAAGAAAATCATGGAGGCGGGGAGGCTAGCGCCGACAGATGCCACTCTTCACCTCTGGAGCGCAGTGTGGATAAGAGATGATGTTAAAAAGTCGGAGATCGCCAAGTTGATTGGCCAACCGCATGTGGAAGAGGGATCCGACTTCTTTATCTTCTTAGCGGATTTATACAGGCTGAGGGAGTTGTTGAAATACAGAGGCCGTGAAATTGTTGCGAATAAATTAGCGCTTTTCGTGTTTGCGGCTGTGGACGCCGCGCTAGCGGCTGAGAATATGGCCCTGGCGGCGACCGCTTTGGGATACGGCAGTTGTTTTATAGGCGCTGTGCAAAACGCCGTATACGATCTTGTAAGTCTTTTGAAACTCCCCGATTTAACCTATCCCCTATTTGGACTAGTAATTGGCGTGCCTGATGAGGATCCCCCGCGCCGCCCGAGGCTTCCGGCCGATATGTTATTTCATCGCGAGGAGTACAGGGCGTATCGGGAGGATGAGTTAAAAGCGGCGTATGAAATTATGGGCAGAGTCACCAGGTCGGGGGATTGGCTGAGAATACTAGAACGCTACGCCGCTAGAGACGGATATTTTGATAAACGCAGTGATTTAATGATATCTGTAATGAAAAGGCTGGGATTTATGTAA
- a CDS encoding AAA family ATPase produces MWRIERIEVENFRSYRGRHIVALGDVNILHGRIGAGKTSLLYAVEYALYGRQLEVKERVAKLQDLINTESQEMGVVLTLRNGDRVLRIERRLGRRSSEKVVVNIDGVELRGKDAEEKLAELLGADEDVYERLVYISHRTLEGFIYGTSQKRSLTVDRLFGIDVIDGVVRTISGVEKELMEKAEELRKRLAAYEKHKDIIRRYGGFGQLKARLDSLAGEINALKEREERLAKAAEELAKKRANYLSKLQEQEPLLLEYYRVRSELQLLEEAGEGSGVDLSIVERLRDALLEAVEEFEHFFGQELAERLRKAGDLETLSVAMAEAYDALVKLQKELEEQVHETKRLYEHYETRARKIEVEIGDAEAKLKRLEKTYRRFKDLQKAYQSLENAKLTLSQLKRKLEEAERSAAFISALKTVASYAAEVGMDKCPICGAPLRGEELRRLQEEIETRGGSLIRELEEMRERVREVEKAVEEMEALSGEVAEYLAVKTRVEELKIEREEVVKKAVQAEKSLRQLEKKLERLRTLLAKVDKRTISEALSKYGRALRVRELRRRLKELEEELKKAGVVTDALNVDLNWREVVEELERTSSRLAEAYKEKSLIDEVIREVGEDSEVLRKKLDNALYAYSKLQEIKAKLELVRISARARLLEVAKSRFNEIFTSLYKYGDIVRVDADLEQRKGFYDFYAITSTGDKYGISKLSDGQRLSIALALALALRDIVEMNIGFIIFDEPIPYVDANIRKAFAEIVKSIADKLQLIIATQSREFAELIKTAVPNALLLVVDKKEHSSIVAER; encoded by the coding sequence ATGTGGCGGATAGAGAGGATTGAAGTCGAGAACTTCAGGTCGTACAGAGGGAGGCATATAGTAGCTTTAGGAGACGTGAATATTCTCCACGGGAGAATAGGGGCTGGGAAGACCTCGTTATTATACGCAGTGGAGTACGCGCTTTATGGGAGACAGCTTGAAGTTAAGGAGCGGGTGGCAAAACTTCAAGACTTGATAAACACGGAGTCGCAGGAAATGGGCGTTGTGTTGACGTTGCGAAATGGGGACAGAGTTCTGCGCATTGAAAGGCGCCTTGGGCGCCGCAGTAGCGAAAAAGTCGTTGTTAATATAGACGGCGTTGAGCTCAGAGGCAAAGATGCCGAGGAAAAACTAGCGGAGCTTTTGGGGGCTGACGAGGACGTTTACGAGAGGCTTGTCTATATATCTCACCGGACGCTAGAGGGCTTTATATATGGCACTTCGCAGAAAAGATCGCTGACTGTTGACCGCCTGTTTGGAATTGACGTAATTGACGGAGTAGTGAGGACTATTAGCGGCGTGGAGAAAGAGCTAATGGAAAAGGCCGAGGAATTGAGGAAGAGGCTGGCGGCGTATGAAAAACATAAAGACATAATTAGGCGCTACGGCGGTTTCGGCCAGCTGAAAGCGAGACTTGACTCTCTGGCCGGGGAGATTAACGCGTTAAAAGAGAGGGAAGAGCGTTTGGCTAAAGCCGCTGAGGAGTTGGCGAAGAAGAGGGCTAATTATCTGTCTAAATTACAGGAACAAGAGCCCCTCCTTTTAGAGTACTACAGAGTGAGGTCAGAGCTACAATTACTCGAGGAAGCCGGCGAGGGGAGCGGGGTGGACTTGTCTATTGTGGAGAGACTGAGAGACGCGCTGTTAGAGGCAGTGGAGGAATTTGAGCATTTCTTCGGGCAGGAACTCGCCGAGAGGCTTAGGAAAGCCGGGGACCTAGAGACGCTGTCTGTGGCTATGGCTGAGGCATATGACGCGCTTGTAAAACTTCAAAAAGAGCTGGAGGAGCAGGTCCACGAGACGAAGAGACTGTATGAACACTATGAAACAAGGGCGAGGAAAATTGAAGTTGAGATAGGCGACGCCGAGGCTAAGTTGAAGAGACTTGAAAAGACTTATCGACGCTTTAAGGATTTACAAAAGGCGTATCAATCTCTTGAAAACGCCAAGTTAACGCTTTCTCAACTTAAGAGAAAGTTGGAAGAGGCTGAGAGGTCGGCGGCATTTATATCGGCTCTAAAGACTGTGGCGTCTTATGCGGCAGAGGTGGGCATGGATAAATGCCCCATATGCGGCGCGCCGCTGAGGGGGGAGGAGCTCCGGCGCCTACAGGAGGAAATAGAGACAAGAGGCGGCTCTCTAATAAGAGAACTGGAGGAAATGAGGGAGAGGGTGAGAGAGGTAGAGAAGGCAGTGGAGGAGATGGAGGCGTTGAGCGGAGAGGTGGCGGAGTATCTCGCAGTGAAGACGCGTGTGGAGGAGTTAAAAATAGAGAGGGAGGAGGTCGTGAAAAAGGCAGTGCAAGCTGAAAAGTCGTTGAGACAGCTTGAGAAGAAACTGGAAAGACTGCGTACGCTGTTGGCCAAAGTAGATAAAAGGACTATCTCCGAGGCGTTGTCTAAATATGGAAGGGCGCTAAGAGTGCGAGAATTACGCAGGCGTTTAAAAGAGCTAGAGGAAGAGCTTAAAAAAGCGGGCGTTGTAACCGATGCGTTAAATGTAGACTTAAACTGGAGAGAAGTAGTAGAAGAACTGGAAAGGACCTCTTCACGCCTCGCCGAGGCGTATAAGGAGAAGTCGCTAATTGATGAGGTGATAAGAGAAGTGGGCGAGGATTCCGAAGTCTTGAGGAAAAAGTTGGACAACGCGTTATATGCGTACAGTAAATTACAAGAGATCAAGGCAAAACTTGAATTAGTTAGAATAAGCGCCAGGGCCAGGCTTTTAGAAGTTGCTAAAAGCCGATTTAATGAGATCTTCACCTCCCTGTATAAATACGGCGATATTGTAAGAGTAGATGCAGATTTAGAACAACGCAAAGGCTTTTATGACTTCTACGCCATAACTTCTACTGGCGACAAATACGGCATATCGAAACTAAGCGACGGCCAGAGGCTCTCCATCGCCTTGGCCTTGGCTCTAGCGCTGAGAGACATCGTCGAGATGAACATAGGCTTTATAATCTTCGACGAGCCAATTCCCTACGTAGACGCTAATATAAGAAAGGCCTTCGCTGAGATTGTGAAATCAATTGCCGATAAGCTCCAATTGATAATAGCCACTCAATCTAGAGAGTTCGCGGAGCTAATTAAAACTGCTGTGCCAAACGCCCTGCTGTTGGTAGTAGATAAAAAAGAGCATTCCAGTATCGTTGCCGAGCGTTAA
- a CDS encoding MMPL family transporter, whose protein sequence is MKRLVAVAFAAVAIYILFATYSSHVFDVLIYDESRLMPPDIEPKLVDAILKNSTAGESKARSLPVVIFGPRIEEKARNLSRLYPNTTSAWSILDTALNVYNEKVNEILDNATARFRKVALEISNSTKEVCKELENLAEGYRRAREEARRLIMGTYGVVALGKAVDNATGKFLSIYNNLVGAYDIDTAVRIAADMAYGNVSRYLTNVTWNNWATEKAVDSVAAEMLSTQLNKTLIDLARTVSAIGVQQYVYLSLVNKTPDVLRPYLHYLICGGDVEMAVSMFRNNLLRNITNAWPPPSLFSLPAAANLIYQEKYALAIVKTYEETPHIPLELGVPVSTSFLLKSFTQVVIEDVSKIDRATALALFLVLLAIMGTILTPVLIVSIVGVTYLAVLGFFYQIHEVQKIYYLTVYMAAPVIFAIGVDYMLLMASRYAEERALGKEKSEAVASVRRYANRAIAASAAVVATSLGSFTISRLPFMQSIGIGYIITTIFIVLSVFLIFPAALYILGDKVFWPKKTVSIHSGRSKLMEMAVSTALKKPLTIILIAVTVTLLSFLFLITALKVTTNPVVAMPETQYKKALEIATTYFSNITALSTTYILMEKPPPPGFLTELEKMPHFVNYTVEKRGNWYVISLKLSVEETSDELLKVYRKLDELRAAYGPYLIGGSASWKNIIFQEIYVQFWNMQVYLVLVVVFIILSILLKSFLIPLRLIATVLMSISWSLALEVFIFQELLGEPTYWLVPIILFAFLMAVGTDYDIFIITRIREELERGAEEKEAVRKAIVTTGPVITGAAIILAAAFSTLLLSQITLLRQVGFTIAFAALVDAFIVRPFIVPALIVLAGKYNWVWIGGYSVKKSFK, encoded by the coding sequence GTGAAGAGGCTAGTGGCTGTCGCCTTCGCCGCAGTGGCTATTTACATTTTATTCGCAACGTACTCCTCCCACGTATTTGACGTGTTAATTTACGACGAGTCAAGGCTTATGCCTCCCGATATTGAGCCCAAACTAGTTGATGCGATTCTCAAAAACAGCACGGCCGGCGAGAGCAAGGCGAGGAGCTTGCCCGTGGTTATATTTGGCCCTCGTATAGAGGAAAAAGCCCGCAACCTTTCCCGGCTGTACCCCAACACCACTTCTGCGTGGAGTATATTGGACACGGCGCTTAATGTTTACAATGAAAAAGTCAATGAGATTTTAGACAACGCCACGGCTAGGTTTAGAAAAGTAGCATTGGAAATCTCCAACTCTACCAAGGAAGTGTGTAAAGAATTAGAAAACTTAGCCGAGGGGTATAGAAGGGCCAGAGAGGAGGCGAGGCGTTTGATAATGGGAACATACGGTGTCGTAGCGCTCGGCAAGGCCGTAGATAATGCCACGGGCAAATTCCTCAGCATATACAATAACTTAGTAGGCGCATATGACATAGACACCGCGGTAAGAATAGCCGCCGACATGGCGTACGGCAACGTGTCGCGCTATTTAACTAATGTCACTTGGAACAACTGGGCAACTGAGAAGGCGGTGGATAGCGTGGCCGCGGAAATGCTTTCCACACAGCTTAACAAGACGCTTATTGACTTGGCACGGACTGTGAGCGCCATAGGCGTACAGCAATACGTCTATCTGTCTCTTGTCAACAAAACTCCCGACGTCTTACGCCCCTATCTGCACTATCTTATATGCGGAGGAGATGTGGAAATGGCGGTCTCTATGTTTAGAAATAACTTGTTGAGAAACATAACAAACGCTTGGCCGCCCCCGTCGCTATTCTCTTTGCCTGCGGCGGCTAATTTAATATACCAGGAAAAATACGCCCTGGCCATTGTGAAAACGTATGAAGAGACGCCGCATATACCGCTTGAACTCGGCGTGCCGGTCTCAACGTCATTTTTGTTAAAAAGCTTTACTCAAGTAGTGATAGAAGATGTGTCGAAAATCGACAGGGCCACCGCCTTGGCGCTGTTTTTAGTCTTGTTGGCAATAATGGGGACAATTTTAACCCCGGTGTTAATAGTGTCAATAGTAGGCGTGACGTACTTAGCGGTACTGGGCTTTTTCTATCAAATACACGAAGTTCAGAAAATCTACTATCTCACAGTATATATGGCTGCCCCCGTGATTTTCGCCATAGGCGTTGACTATATGCTCCTAATGGCAAGCCGATATGCAGAAGAGCGAGCTCTCGGCAAGGAGAAGTCAGAGGCCGTGGCGTCAGTGAGGCGTTATGCAAATCGGGCAATTGCAGCTAGCGCGGCTGTAGTCGCCACGTCGTTGGGCTCTTTTACGATATCCAGACTGCCCTTTATGCAATCTATAGGTATTGGCTATATTATAACTACGATTTTTATTGTTCTCTCTGTATTCCTAATATTCCCGGCGGCGTTGTACATACTCGGCGACAAGGTCTTCTGGCCTAAGAAAACAGTCTCTATACACTCCGGCAGATCTAAACTAATGGAAATGGCGGTTTCCACGGCCTTGAAAAAGCCGCTTACTATAATTCTTATAGCCGTAACAGTGACGTTGCTGTCATTCCTCTTTCTTATTACGGCGTTAAAAGTGACTACAAACCCCGTAGTGGCAATGCCCGAGACTCAGTATAAAAAAGCATTGGAAATCGCCACGACTTACTTCTCGAACATAACAGCGCTTTCCACGACGTATATACTAATGGAAAAACCTCCGCCACCCGGGTTTTTAACAGAGCTGGAAAAAATGCCGCACTTTGTAAATTACACAGTGGAGAAACGGGGAAATTGGTACGTAATATCGCTAAAACTATCCGTAGAGGAGACCTCAGACGAACTCCTAAAAGTATATAGAAAACTTGACGAGTTGCGCGCGGCGTATGGGCCTTATCTAATTGGGGGATCAGCCTCGTGGAAAAATATAATATTCCAAGAGATATACGTCCAGTTCTGGAATATGCAAGTTTATTTAGTTTTAGTAGTAGTTTTTATAATTCTATCTATCTTGCTAAAGAGCTTCTTAATCCCTCTGCGTCTAATCGCAACTGTGCTTATGTCAATATCGTGGAGCTTGGCTTTAGAAGTCTTTATATTCCAAGAGCTATTGGGAGAGCCGACCTACTGGCTCGTCCCCATAATACTATTTGCCTTTTTAATGGCGGTGGGCACTGATTACGACATTTTCATAATAACGCGTATACGCGAGGAGCTCGAGCGGGGCGCTGAGGAGAAAGAGGCCGTGCGTAAGGCAATTGTCACCACGGGGCCTGTGATAACTGGGGCGGCTATAATCCTAGCCGCCGCCTTTTCAACGCTACTGCTCTCCCAAATAACGCTGTTGAGACAAGTGGGCTTTACAATAGCATTTGCGGCGCTGGTAGATGCCTTTATAGTAAGGCCGTTTATAGTCCCCGCCTTAATAGTACTCGCCGGCAAGTACAACTGGGTTTGGATAGGCGGATATAGTGTCAAGAAGTCTTTTAAATAG
- a CDS encoding ABC transporter ATP-binding protein — protein MAVELRRVTKIYGNGAVKIVALDDVTLSVEAGEVIVLMGPSGSGKTTMLNIIATLDRPTSGEVYIMGTDVGKLPEGRLERFRLRNIGYLFQSFNLVPYLTAEQNVALPLMALGVKKELALLRARALLEYVGLEKAATLYPHQMSGGMQQRVAIARALATNPPILILDEPTSNIDLENAAVVLGLIAVTNKLMKTTVFVATHDPDVARIATRVIYMRGGRVYEAIEPPRRELKIDIDRALSAYEKLKRIDELLGL, from the coding sequence ATGGCGGTAGAGTTACGCAGAGTTACTAAAATATACGGCAACGGCGCGGTGAAGATTGTCGCCTTAGACGACGTGACTTTATCAGTTGAGGCGGGCGAAGTAATTGTACTAATGGGCCCCTCAGGCTCTGGTAAAACGACAATGTTAAACATCATAGCGACGCTCGACAGACCCACTAGCGGCGAGGTATATATCATGGGTACAGACGTGGGAAAGCTCCCGGAGGGCAGGCTGGAGCGTTTTAGGCTTAGGAATATTGGCTATCTCTTTCAGAGTTTTAACCTAGTGCCTTATTTAACCGCAGAACAAAACGTGGCACTGCCTCTTATGGCCCTTGGCGTAAAGAAAGAACTCGCCCTGCTCCGGGCTAGGGCGCTGTTGGAATACGTCGGCCTTGAGAAGGCGGCCACGCTCTATCCGCATCAAATGTCCGGGGGTATGCAACAACGAGTGGCAATAGCGAGGGCCCTCGCCACAAACCCGCCGATACTCATACTAGATGAGCCGACATCTAACATCGACCTGGAGAACGCGGCAGTTGTGCTGGGCCTCATAGCCGTGACTAATAAGCTCATGAAAACCACGGTATTTGTCGCCACACACGATCCCGATGTCGCGCGTATTGCCACGCGAGTGATCTATATGCGAGGCGGCCGTGTTTACGAGGCAATTGAGCCGCCCAGAAGGGAGCTCAAAATAGATATTGACCGCGCTTTGTCGGCGTATGAAAAGCTTAAGCGCATAGATGAATTATTGGGGCTATGA